In one Kwoniella botswanensis chromosome 3, complete sequence genomic region, the following are encoded:
- a CDS encoding Grx4 family monothiol glutaredoxin: protein MSFARTGLRTLRSLPSAQVYRSSNILNQRRLISDEARKLIDNAVHSNPLVVFMKGTPEAPQCGFSRAVCQILDVQGVPREKIVSYNCLEDQELRSAIKEYSEWPTIPQVYIKGEFVGGCDIVLGMHQSGELENLLIKEGLAPPLPEAEPAPKA, encoded by the exons ATGTCATTCGCCAGAACAGGATTAAGGACTCTT CGATCTCTCCCCTCAGCTCAAGTATACCGATCATCGAATATCTTGAATCAGAGGAGATTGATCTCTGATGAAGCTAGGAAGTTGATAGATAAT GCAGTCCACTCGAACCCTTTGGTAGTATTCATGAAAGGTACCCCCGAAGCTCCCCAGTGTGGATTTTCGAGAGCTGTCTGTCAGATCTTAGATGTTCAG GGCGTACCAAGGGAGAAGATCGTATCGTATAACTGTCTAGAGGACCAAGAACTTAGATCTGCTATCAAAGAGTACAG CGAATGGCCAACAATCCCTCAAGTATATATCAAAGGTGAATTCGTTGGTGGATGCGATATCGTACTAGGCA TGCACCAAAGTGGTGAACTCGAGAACCTACTTATCAAAGAAGGTTTGGCACCCCCTCTTCCTGAGGCAGAGCCTGCTCCTAAGGCTTAG